The Ktedonobacterales bacterium genome contains the following window.
CGCTCCGAGATGGGATCAGATCAGAGGCGCCGACGAATCCCATCAAAGCCTCTCACAATTGCGGCGTATATAGCAGCAACAACTATGCCTTCCTTTTCTGGCAGCCTGCTCCAAGCTGCATCAGAATCGAGCCAGGGTCCGCATCACGACCCAAAAACCTGTCCCGTTGGCATCCGTCTTGCAGCACAACGTTAGCAGGCTTACCGGACAGATCGCAAATTGATTGTGCAAAAGTCTTTACGCGCGTCTGGGCGATCAGGTACAATAAGCACAGAGAAGCGTCAACGGCGACGCTTTCCAGGCCACGCGAGCGGCTTTCGCGTCGCTCATCCAGCGAAGGAGGAACACATCCTATGCAGGCACGCGACATCATGACCCTCAATGTGATTACGATCCACCCCCAGGCCAGTGTGCAGGACGCCGCCCGGCATCTTTCGGATTACCACATCAGTGGGATGCCGGTAGTTGATGAGGACCGTCAGGTAGTCGGCATTGTCACGGAGACCGATATTATCACCAGGCCCGGCGCTACCGTCGAAAAGATTATGACACGCCGCGTAGTCAGCGTCCAGGAAGATACCCCGGTTGACGAGATCGCGCAAATCCTCACCAGCAAGCGCATCAAACGGACGCCGGTCATGGCTGGCAGCCGGTTGCTCGGCGTGGTCAGCCGCGCCGACATTGTGCGCATGATGGCAAGCCGCTGGGTCTGCCAGGTCTGCGGCTCCATTCACCTGGGCAAGATGCCCCATGCCTGCGATTCGTGCGGCGTTGATGCCGTCCACATCGCCCGCGAACTTGATCCTCGTACTGAAATTACCACACGCTAGCGTCGTCAGACCACTTTCCCTGACCATACTCCTACGCGGCGGCTCAGCGTTCCTGCTGAGCCGCATCGCTGCGCGCTCCAGAGGACAGCAGCGATGCTATAATGGCAGGAAACGATAGCGCAGGTAGGCTCTGGCTGCGCCCCAGCGATGCCCCAGGTTCCAGAGCGCCCGCGCTTTGCAGCGATAGACGGCGCTGAAGCGAGGGATACGTTGCAGGACGAGCGCGCAGGCATCCAGCGCCTCTTCGTACCGCTGGAGCGCGTTGAGCGCCTCGGCTTTCTGCGCGTAAGCGGGCGCATAGACAGGGTTCAGGGCAAGAGCCTGGTCGTAGGCAGTCAACGCTTCCTCGTGGCGCTTGAGCTTGCTGAGCGCAAAGCCCTTATTGAAATAGGCCAGCGCAAGGGTAGGATCAAGCTGAATGGCCCGGTCAAAGTCGGCCAGCGCCTCTTGCAGGCGATCCAGGCTGAGCAGCGCCACACCCCGGCCATTGTAGGAAAGTGGCTCGTCGGGGGCCAGTTGAATTGCCCGGCCATACGCCTCCAGCCCTTCCTGAGCATATCGCCCGGCCAGCCTTCTGCCCGCTCCAGCGGCACGCATCATGCTGCCGAGCGTAACGCCAGTAAGATAGTGCGCGAGCGCATAGTTGGGGTCTAATTCGACAGCGCGCTGATGCGCCGCCAGCGCCCTATAGGGCTGCCGCATCTCAGTCAGCACTACGCCTTTGTTGGTATAGAATAGTCCGTGATCGGGTTCTAGCACGATAGCCTGATCGAAGGCTGTCAACGCTTCCTCGTGGCGCTTGAGGTTCCACAGCGCCACACCCTTATTGTTATAAGCTGGCCCCAGGCCAGGGTCCAGTTGGATAGCCTGCTCACACGCGGCCAGCGCCTCCTTGTGGCGCTTGAGATTAGCCAGCGCCAAAGCCTTATTGTTATACGCAGTCGCCAGTTGGGGGTCGAGCGCAATCGCCCGGTCAGCCTCCGCTAGCGCCTCCTCATGGCGCTTGAGGCACCACAACACAAAACCCTTGTTGTTATAAGCAGGCGCTAGTTGGGGATCGAGGGCAATCGCCTGCTCACACGCGGCCAGCGCCTCCTCATAACGCTTGAGATCGCCCAGCACCAAAGCCTTATTGCTATAAGGACCGGCTAGTTGGGAGTCGAGGGCAATCACCTGCTCCAAGACCGCCAGCGCTTCCTCGTGGCGTTTGAGATGGCCCAGCGCCACAGCCCGGTTATTATGGGCATCGGGGTAGAATGGATCGAGCGCAATCGCCCGGTCAGCCTCCGCCAGCGCCTCCTCATGGCGCTTGAGGTTATCAAGCGCAGCACCCCTGCCAGTGATGCCCTCTAAATGGTTGGGGTCCAGCGCCAGCGCGCCCTCATAGGCCGCCAGCGATTCCTGATAGCGCCGGAGGTGCAGCAGAGCGGTCCCTTTGCCGCTGTGGGTATCGGGGTCGTTCGGGTCCAACGCGACGGCGCGCTCGGCAAGGGTCAGCCCCTCCCGCGCGCGATGCAGAGATACCAATGCCTCTGCCGCGATGGCATAAGCCCGCGCGTGGGCAGGGTCCAGTTTGATAGCCTGATAACAGGCCGAGATGGCTTCGGGATAATGCTTGAGGCGCTCCAGCGCCGCGCCTTTCTGGCTCCAGCCAGCGGGGACGGTGGAGTCCAGGGCCAGCGCCTGTTCGCAGAGCGCCAGCGCCTCCTGGTACTGGTGCTGCTTCAGCAGCGCCCGGCTCTGCGCCATTAACTGGCTGATAGGCTCATCTGCGCTCATCAGAGACTCCTTTCTGCCTGATTGATGCCAGTAGTATAGCAGAGCCGGAGGCAACGCGCCAGTCCCTGTTCCACCAAACACGAGGTGTTGGCAAGCGAAACCTGTTACTCGTAGCGCCGCCGTCTCGGCGGCTCAACGTTGGCCTGCTGATCCGGTGGCCTGGAGGGCGAACGCCACTGGTAGCGCCGCCGTCTCGGCGGCTCAACGTTGGCCTGCTGGCGCGCTGGCCTGGAGGGCGAACGCTCGCCAGGGCGCAGCGGTGGCCGCCGAGACGGCGGCGCTACGGGCTGGCCGCCGAGACGGCGGCGCTACCAGTGGCGCGCCCAATAGTTGGTGGAACCGCCAGTCCTGCGCAAATTGACAGCGCCCGCCGCTATCCGGCATAATCTCTCTACAGAAGAGAAATCGAGGATGATTCTCGCTCATCCGACAAAGCAGAGGAGCCGCATTTCTTATGGACATCAGCATCGCTACCACGCCCGCCAACACCACTGCCGCCGACGCCGTGGTCGTCGGTATCTTCAAGGCCAGCCGCACCGACGCGCTGGAAGGGCCAGCCGCCGCGCTCGACACCGCGCTGGATGGCGCGCTTGCCGCCATGCGCCGCGATGGCGAACTGGTCGGCGCCGCGAATGAAACCACCGTCGTCCACACGCTGGGCAAACTGGAAACGCCGCGCATCGTGCTGGTCGGCTTCGGCCCACGCAAGAACTGCACGTTCGAGAGCGTGCGCCGAGCCGCCGCCGCTGGATGCCGCGCCGCCCGCAAAGCCGGGGCGCGCCATGTGGCCCTGGCCCTCTGGTGGCCGGAACTTGCCCATCTGGGCATCGGCGCAACCCATGCCGCCGAGGCATCCGCCGAAGGCGCGCTCTACGGCCTCTATGAGTTCAAGAAATATAAGAGCAGCAGCGACAACGGCGACACCCACAAGCGCGTCGAGCAGATCACCTTGCTGGGCGAAGACGAGAACGCCTTGCGCCAGGGCAGCGAGCGCGGGCGCATCATCGCTGAGGCCGTCAGCTTCTGCCGCGACCTGGGCAACGAGCCGCCCAATGTCCTTACCCCCACCGAACTGGCCGCGCGCGCCCGCGACATGGCCGAAAGCTGCGGCCTGGAGTGCGAGGTTCTGGAGCGCGAGCAGATGCGCGAATTGGGGATGGGCTGTCTGCTGGGCGTGGCCCAGGGCAGCGCCCAGCCGCCTAAGCTCATCATCCTGCGCTACAAAGGCGATACCGGCGGCGCGCCGGGTCTGGCGCTGGTGGGCAAGGGCATCACCTTCGATACCGGCGGCATCTCCATCAAGCCCGCCGCCAACATGGAAGCGATGAAGATGGATATGTGCGGCGCGGCATCGGTCATCGCCGCCATGCAGGCTATCGCGCATCTCAAGCCGAAGATCAATGTCACGGCGCTGGCTCCGGCGACGGAAAATATGCCCGGCGGCAATGCCTATCGCCCTGGCGACATCCTGCGCGCCATGAACGGCAAAACCGTCGAGATCGTCAATACCGACGCCGAAGGCCGCCTGATTCTGGCCGACGCGCTCTCTTACGCCCGCGCCCACAACCTTTCGCCCATCGTGGACGCCGCCACCCTGACCGGCGCGATCATCGTCGCCCTGGGCAGCGTGCGCGCGGGCATCTTCGCCAATGACGACGACCTGGCGCGCCAGATTCAGGAGATTGGCGAAGAGATCGGCGAGCGCTTCTGGACCATGCCGATGGATGAGGATTACGACGACCTGATTAAAAGCGAGATCGCCGACGTGCGCCAGAGCGTCAGCCGCCGCGAGGCCGGTTCCATTGGCGCGGCGCGCATCCTGGGCCGCTTCGCCGAAGGCGCGCCCTGGGCGCATCTGGACATCGCCGCCGTCAACGACTTCGGCAGCGCCAAACCCTACGCCGACAAAGGCGCGAGCGGCATTCCTGTGCGCACCTTCGTTGCCCTGGCCGAGCGCCTGGCGAAGTAAGCAGCCGCAGGAGCGGCTGCCACTTGTAGCGCCGCCATCCTGGCGGCCAACGTTGGCCTGCTGGTAGGTTGGCCTGGAGGGCGCACGCTCGCTCTGGCGAAGCGTTGAGCCGCCAAGATGGCGGCGCTACAAGTGGCGTGCGCCCTGGCGCAGCGGTTCGCCGCCTGGAAGGGACGCGCGAGCGACCAACGGGAGCGAGAATGCCGAGGCATAGCCGAGGCAAGCGGCCCTCCCCGAAGGGGCAGTGGCGCTGCAAGTCGTTTTCACCCAGAGTTGGTATCAAGTTCAATACGTAGCAGCAGCAGAGGCCGCGTGATAGGAAGCCATCCTGGCGCGTCATAGCTTAGACGGCATCTGAGACATTCCTGAAAGGAGGCGCTTCTTATGAAGCAGCTTGCCACGCTAGCTGGCCTCGCGCTGGTGGCAGCCCTCCTGGTGAGCGGCTGCGGCGGCGCTTCCCCATCACAAACAGGCAGCACACAGCGGCCAACCGCGCAGCCGACGCCTGCCCCAACGCTCATAGCGCAGGCCCCGGCTGGATGCCCTATTACCCCCATCCACACGGAACCCTACAGCGGCCCCGGCAGCGGCTCCGATCCGAAGGGACTCCCCTGGGTGCAGGCTGAGCCAGCTTCATCAGGCATCACTGCCTTTCTCTTTTATGCGATAGACCCTCAGCAC
Protein-coding sequences here:
- a CDS encoding leucyl aminopeptidase, yielding MDISIATTPANTTAADAVVVGIFKASRTDALEGPAAALDTALDGALAAMRRDGELVGAANETTVVHTLGKLETPRIVLVGFGPRKNCTFESVRRAAAAGCRAARKAGARHVALALWWPELAHLGIGATHAAEASAEGALYGLYEFKKYKSSSDNGDTHKRVEQITLLGEDENALRQGSERGRIIAEAVSFCRDLGNEPPNVLTPTELAARARDMAESCGLECEVLEREQMRELGMGCLLGVAQGSAQPPKLIILRYKGDTGGAPGLALVGKGITFDTGGISIKPAANMEAMKMDMCGAASVIAAMQAIAHLKPKINVTALAPATENMPGGNAYRPGDILRAMNGKTVEIVNTDAEGRLILADALSYARAHNLSPIVDAATLTGAIIVALGSVRAGIFANDDDLARQIQEIGEEIGERFWTMPMDEDYDDLIKSEIADVRQSVSRREAGSIGAARILGRFAEGAPWAHLDIAAVNDFGSAKPYADKGASGIPVRTFVALAERLAK
- a CDS encoding CBS domain-containing protein, producing the protein MQARDIMTLNVITIHPQASVQDAARHLSDYHISGMPVVDEDRQVVGIVTETDIITRPGATVEKIMTRRVVSVQEDTPVDEIAQILTSKRIKRTPVMAGSRLLGVVSRADIVRMMASRWVCQVCGSIHLGKMPHACDSCGVDAVHIARELDPRTEITTR
- a CDS encoding tetratricopeptide repeat protein, yielding MSADEPISQLMAQSRALLKQHQYQEALALCEQALALDSTVPAGWSQKGAALERLKHYPEAISACYQAIKLDPAHARAYAIAAEALVSLHRAREGLTLAERAVALDPNDPDTHSGKGTALLHLRRYQESLAAYEGALALDPNHLEGITGRGAALDNLKRHEEALAEADRAIALDPFYPDAHNNRAVALGHLKRHEEALAVLEQVIALDSQLAGPYSNKALVLGDLKRYEEALAACEQAIALDPQLAPAYNNKGFVLWCLKRHEEALAEADRAIALDPQLATAYNNKALALANLKRHKEALAACEQAIQLDPGLGPAYNNKGVALWNLKRHEEALTAFDQAIVLEPDHGLFYTNKGVVLTEMRQPYRALAAHQRAVELDPNYALAHYLTGVTLGSMMRAAGAGRRLAGRYAQEGLEAYGRAIQLAPDEPLSYNGRGVALLSLDRLQEALADFDRAIQLDPTLALAYFNKGFALSKLKRHEEALTAYDQALALNPVYAPAYAQKAEALNALQRYEEALDACALVLQRIPRFSAVYRCKARALWNLGHRWGAARAYLRYRFLPL